In Methanothermus fervidus DSM 2088, a single genomic region encodes these proteins:
- a CDS encoding Ser-tRNA(Thr) hydrolase ;threonyl-tRNA synthetase (COGs: COG0441 Threonyl-tRNA synthetase~InterPro IPR015011: IPR006195: IPR004154: IPR002314: IPR 018158: IPR002320~KEGG: mth:MTH1455 threonyl-tRNA synthetase~PFAM: Threonyl-tRNA synthetase editing domain protein; tRNA synthetase class II (G H P and S); Anticodon-binding domain protein~SPTR: O27504 Threonyl-tRNA synthetase~TIGRFAM: threonyl-tRNA synthetase~PFAM: Anticodon binding domain; tRNA synthetase class II core domain (G, H, P, S and T); Archaea-specific editing domain of threonyl-tRNA synthetase~TIGRFAM: threonyl-tRNA synthetase), protein MRILLIHADYLKYHVRDKTKFAEKIEEEMKKGSFDESLVVFTAVEKEDEKNPDGIIDEAVQEIKKIKKKVGAENIVIYPYAHLSSSLASPDAAVDILKSLESKLKSEGLKVSRVPFGWYKSFEISCKGHPLSELSRNIKVKTKKIKEESIESEWFIMDNEELIEIDNYEFKDFEFKDVVYHELGIVKPSEKEPPHIKLMREKKIADYEPSADIGHLRWYPKGKLIRDLLSDYVYSLVTKYGAMVVETPIMYDLSDKAIRVHAEKFGERQYRIHNKKELMLRYACCFGAFKILADSFLRWKDLPVKIYELSTYSFRLEQRGEVVGLKRLRSFTMPDLHTVCRDMQQALEEFEKQVEMCLKAAEDLKLNHKAIFRFTKDFYEENKEWIKSLSRKINEPILIELLPKRKHYWVAKIDFAAVDSLGRPIENSTVQIDVESGKRFNISYLDEDGKNKFPVILHCSPTGSIERVICSLLEENAKKINNNKLPMLPVWLSPIHVRVIPVSEKHVDYAIDIVKKINSYGIRADIDDTNETVSKKVRNAGKEWIPYVAVIGDKEISEDELTVTIRENDEKRELKLEELIEIVKNKLKNKPFKPLTIPYRISQRVEIG, encoded by the coding sequence ATGCGAATTTTATTAATACATGCTGATTATTTAAAGTATCATGTAAGAGATAAAACAAAGTTTGCAGAAAAAATTGAAGAAGAAATGAAAAAAGGTTCATTTGATGAATCATTGGTAGTGTTTACAGCAGTAGAAAAGGAAGATGAAAAGAACCCTGATGGTATCATAGATGAAGCTGTTCAAGAGATAAAGAAAATAAAGAAAAAAGTAGGCGCTGAAAATATTGTCATATATCCTTATGCTCATCTAAGTTCATCTTTAGCTTCACCAGATGCAGCAGTAGATATTTTGAAATCATTAGAATCTAAACTTAAAAGTGAGGGCTTAAAAGTTTCAAGGGTTCCATTTGGATGGTATAAATCATTTGAAATATCCTGTAAGGGTCATCCTCTTTCAGAATTATCAAGAAATATTAAGGTGAAAACTAAAAAGATCAAAGAAGAATCTATTGAATCTGAATGGTTTATTATGGACAACGAAGAATTAATTGAAATTGATAATTATGAATTTAAGGATTTTGAATTTAAAGACGTTGTTTATCATGAATTAGGAATTGTAAAACCCTCAGAAAAAGAACCACCTCATATAAAGCTGATGCGTGAAAAGAAGATTGCAGATTATGAACCTTCTGCTGATATAGGACACCTTAGATGGTACCCAAAAGGTAAACTTATTAGAGATCTTCTATCTGATTATGTTTATTCATTGGTTACTAAATATGGGGCTATGGTAGTTGAAACACCAATAATGTATGATCTCAGTGATAAAGCAATTAGAGTTCATGCAGAAAAATTTGGAGAAAGACAATATAGGATCCACAATAAGAAAGAATTAATGTTAAGATATGCATGTTGTTTTGGAGCATTTAAAATATTAGCTGATTCATTTTTAAGATGGAAAGACCTTCCTGTTAAAATATACGAACTTTCAACCTACAGTTTTAGATTAGAGCAAAGAGGAGAAGTTGTTGGACTAAAAAGATTAAGATCATTCACAATGCCTGATCTTCACACTGTATGTAGAGATATGCAACAAGCTTTAGAAGAATTTGAAAAACAAGTAGAAATGTGTTTAAAAGCTGCTGAAGATTTAAAATTGAACCATAAAGCAATATTTAGATTCACTAAAGATTTCTACGAAGAGAATAAAGAATGGATAAAATCATTGTCTAGAAAAATAAACGAACCTATTTTAATTGAGTTACTCCCAAAAAGAAAACATTATTGGGTAGCAAAAATAGATTTTGCAGCAGTGGATAGCCTTGGTAGACCTATAGAAAATTCCACCGTACAAATAGATGTTGAAAGTGGAAAAAGGTTTAATATTAGTTATCTTGATGAAGATGGTAAAAATAAATTTCCAGTGATATTACATTGTAGTCCTACAGGAAGCATCGAAAGAGTTATTTGTAGTTTACTTGAAGAAAACGCAAAAAAAATAAATAATAATAAACTACCAATGTTGCCTGTTTGGCTATCTCCAATACATGTGAGAGTAATTCCAGTATCTGAAAAACATGTAGATTATGCTATAGACATTGTAAAGAAAATAAATTCTTATGGCATACGAGCAGACATAGATGATACAAATGAAACTGTGTCAAAGAAGGTTAGAAACGCTGGAAAGGAATGGATACCATATGTAGCTGTAATAGGTGATAAAGAAATTTCTGAAGATGAATTGACAGTGACTATAAGAGAAAATGATGAAAAAAGAGAACTTAAACTAGAAGAATTAATTGAAATTGTAAAAAATAAATTAAAGAACAAACCCTTCAAGCCATTGACAATACCTTACAGAATATCACAAAGAGTTGAAATAGGATAA
- a CDS encoding conserved hypothetical protein (KEGG: tko:TK0713 hypothetical protein~SPTR: Q5JG51 Hypothetical membrane protein, conserved) codes for MKSIKFLTLVFGLLYLFYGLIELLAFFGIEIKTLIYPQRDIYVSFVLLVISSIYLAGLKNSILGKERKAISYLYVASLLSIAAGVLGLMVIGANALETYILKNEDFANWTLYQGLSSYFILGLISVIAFWKAKKIAASKKAYS; via the coding sequence ATGAAGTCCATTAAATTTTTAACTTTGGTTTTTGGCTTGTTATATCTTTTCTATGGATTAATAGAATTGTTAGCATTTTTTGGAATTGAAATAAAAACCCTAATATATCCTCAAAGAGACATATATGTCTCTTTTGTGTTGTTGGTGATATCATCTATATATTTGGCTGGCTTGAAAAATTCGATTTTAGGAAAAGAAAGAAAAGCTATCTCTTATTTATATGTAGCTTCATTATTAAGCATTGCAGCAGGTGTTTTAGGATTGATGGTAATAGGAGCCAATGCACTCGAAACTTATATATTAAAAAATGAAGATTTTGCAAATTGGACACTATATCAGGGCCTGAGCTCATATTTTATTTTGGGTTTAATTTCAGTTATTGCATTTTGGAAAGCAAAAAAAATTGCAGCTAGTAAAAAAGCTTACAGTTGA
- a CDS encoding ferrous iron transport protein B (COGs: COG0370 Fe2+ transport system protein B~InterPro IPR002917: IPR011619: IPR011642: IPR011640: IPR 006073: IPR005225: IPR003373~KEGG: tko:TK0714 iron(II) transport protein B~PFAM: Ferrous iron transport protein B domain protein; GTP-binding protein HSR1-related; nucleoside recognition domain protein; Ferrous iron transport B domain protein~SPTR: Q5JG50 Iron(II) transport protein B~TIGRFAM: ferrous iron transport protein B; small GTP-binding protein~PFAM: Ferrous iron transport protein B; Ferrous iron transport protein B C terminus; Nucleoside recognition~TIGRFAM: ferrous iron transporter FeoB; small GTP-binding protein domain) gives MNKKAVTIAVIGNPNTGKSTIFNSLTGLKQHVGNWPGVTVEKKVGEFTHKGINFKVIDLPGVYGLSAESIDEKIARDFIVKTKPKVVIDILDASNLERNLYLTLQLLEIGANVLLVLNKVDIAKERGYEINAKKLGELLGIPVVTTIACEGIGIEKLKDKIVDSLNKKAPILDYPKFTPYIVELVNIISNDKKLKRNYNVKWLAIKLLEGDPEVRNIIRTECENKIKNKIFDKVIKIRNRFKTDMELELANERYSIISHIVKKVMHKKKGKLTVSDMLDEVFTHKYLGLPSFFALLWMAFKFTFDVSAPFKDMITMFFGWIGDHASSIIQNPVLASFIKDGICNGFGTVLSFLPPIAFLFLMFSLLEDSGYMARAAFVMDRLMKKCGLHGKSVIPLVMGFGCNVPAIMATRTLEDEKDRILTIIVNPLMSCSARLPVYVLLAGAFFAGKEGTVITSMYIIGILVALFLAWIFRKIIFKGKPSHFVMELPPYNRPTWRSILGPTWTRTKLFLRKAGTIIFAVVVLVWLLSITGPTGFLGNTEQIDKSWVSVIGHALQPLFQPMGWDWKIVVALFFGFLAKESVVGTLGTLNGVEEEKLGTILAHTLTPVNAFALMVFTLLYVPCVASMATVKQEAGTKWMLLTIAYELIVAYLMSLLIIWIGGIT, from the coding sequence ATGAATAAAAAAGCAGTTACTATTGCAGTTATTGGAAATCCTAATACAGGTAAATCCACCATTTTTAATTCATTAACTGGTTTAAAACAACATGTTGGAAACTGGCCTGGAGTGACTGTAGAAAAAAAGGTTGGTGAATTTACACACAAAGGAATTAATTTTAAAGTTATAGATTTACCAGGTGTATATGGATTATCTGCAGAATCAATTGATGAAAAAATAGCAAGGGATTTCATAGTAAAAACAAAACCTAAAGTTGTAATTGATATTTTAGATGCCTCAAATTTAGAGAGGAACTTATATTTAACATTACAACTTTTAGAAATTGGAGCAAATGTATTATTAGTTTTAAATAAGGTAGACATTGCTAAAGAAAGAGGATATGAAATTAATGCAAAAAAACTTGGAGAATTGCTTGGAATACCAGTTGTTACTACAATAGCATGTGAAGGAATTGGTATAGAAAAATTAAAGGATAAAATTGTTGACTCTTTAAACAAAAAAGCCCCTATATTGGATTATCCTAAGTTTACTCCCTACATTGTTGAATTAGTTAATATCATTTCCAATGATAAAAAGTTAAAAAGAAATTACAATGTAAAATGGCTAGCAATTAAATTACTTGAAGGAGATCCAGAAGTTAGAAATATTATAAGGACAGAGTGTGAAAATAAAATTAAAAACAAAATTTTTGATAAGGTTATCAAGATTAGAAATCGTTTTAAAACAGATATGGAACTTGAACTTGCAAATGAGAGATATAGTATCATATCTCATATCGTAAAGAAAGTTATGCATAAAAAGAAAGGAAAATTAACTGTTAGCGACATGCTTGATGAAGTTTTTACGCATAAATATTTAGGGTTGCCTTCATTTTTTGCATTGTTGTGGATGGCATTTAAATTTACTTTTGATGTTTCAGCGCCATTTAAAGACATGATAACCATGTTTTTTGGATGGATAGGCGACCATGCATCTTCCATAATCCAAAATCCCGTACTTGCATCTTTTATTAAAGATGGAATATGTAATGGATTTGGTACAGTGTTGTCTTTTCTTCCACCGATAGCATTCTTATTCCTTATGTTTTCATTATTGGAAGACAGTGGCTATATGGCTAGAGCAGCGTTTGTAATGGACAGACTTATGAAAAAATGCGGTTTACATGGCAAATCAGTTATACCTCTCGTCATGGGTTTTGGTTGTAATGTTCCAGCAATAATGGCAACAAGAACACTCGAGGACGAGAAAGACAGAATATTAACAATAATTGTAAATCCATTAATGTCTTGCAGTGCCCGTTTACCAGTTTATGTACTATTGGCTGGTGCATTTTTTGCAGGAAAAGAAGGAACAGTGATAACCAGCATGTATATCATTGGAATTCTTGTTGCATTGTTTTTGGCATGGATCTTCAGGAAAATTATATTCAAAGGAAAACCATCGCATTTTGTAATGGAATTGCCACCTTACAATAGACCAACCTGGAGAAGTATTTTAGGTCCTACTTGGACGAGAACAAAACTTTTCCTTAGAAAGGCAGGTACTATCATTTTTGCAGTTGTAGTTTTAGTTTGGCTACTTTCTATAACAGGCCCTACTGGATTCCTTGGAAATACGGAGCAAATAGATAAATCATGGGTTTCAGTGATAGGTCATGCATTGCAACCACTTTTCCAACCGATGGGTTGGGACTGGAAGATAGTCGTTGCATTATTCTTTGGATTTCTTGCAAAAGAATCAGTTGTAGGGACTCTTGGAACATTAAATGGCGTTGAGGAAGAAAAACTTGGAACAATATTAGCTCACACTTTAACACCAGTGAATGCATTTGCTTTGATGGTATTTACATTACTTTATGTTCCATGTGTTGCATCTATGGCAACTGTGAAACAGGAGGCAGGAACAAAATGGATGTTGTTAACTATTGCTTATGAATTAATAGTTGCGTATCTTATGTCTCTATTGATAATTTGGATAGGAGGGATTACATGA
- a CDS encoding FeoA family protein (InterPro IPR008988: IPR007167~KEGG: tko:TK0715 iron(II) transport protein A~PFAM: FeoA family protein~SPTR: Q5JG49 Iron(II) transport protein A~PFAM: FeoA domain) → MKTLILPLALTRENKKVKIKKLLGGRGLARKLIDLGLKPGKEVSVIRNQMSGPIIVSLNGGGQIAIGRGLASKIYVEELIYE, encoded by the coding sequence ATGAAAACATTAATACTTCCTCTAGCATTGACAAGAGAAAATAAAAAAGTTAAGATAAAAAAATTGTTAGGTGGGCGGGGATTAGCTAGAAAATTAATAGATTTGGGATTAAAACCTGGGAAAGAAGTCTCTGTCATTAGAAATCAAATGTCAGGACCTATAATTGTATCTTTGAATGGTGGAGGCCAAATAGCCATTGGAAGAGGATTAGCATCTAAAATATATGTGGAGGAATTAATATATGAATAA
- a CDS encoding FeoA family protein (COGs: COG1918 Fe2+ transport system protein A~InterPro IPR008988: IPR007167~KEGG: tko:TK0716 iron(II) transport protein A~PFAM: FeoA family protein~SPTR: Q5JG65 Iron(II) transport protein A~PFAM: FeoA domain): protein MGLYIMRLNEVKTGEIVKIKNILGGPKSRFFDMGLVPGTKVKVVKRAPLKDPIEIEIKGYLLSLRSEEAQYIEVEKNENINTSSSIDKRK from the coding sequence ATGGGGCTGTATATAATGAGATTAAATGAAGTTAAAACTGGTGAAATTGTAAAAATCAAAAATATTTTAGGAGGTCCTAAATCAAGATTTTTTGATATGGGACTTGTCCCAGGGACAAAAGTAAAAGTTGTGAAAAGAGCACCTCTAAAGGATCCTATAGAAATTGAAATAAAAGGATATTTATTGTCATTAAGGAGCGAAGAAGCTCAATATATTGAGGTTGAAAAAAATGAAAACATTAATACTTCCTCTAGCATTGACAAGAGAAAATAA